A part of Brassica rapa cultivar Chiifu-401-42 chromosome A05, CAAS_Brap_v3.01, whole genome shotgun sequence genomic DNA contains:
- the LOC103868029 gene encoding mitochondrial import inner membrane translocase subunit TIM10 isoform X1: MTWRCIVLNPSSFGFGCRGASKSEKPCIAKMAAPSPIPAGISKEQAFSMAQTEMEYRVELFNKLAQTCFVKCVDKRYKEAELNMGENSCIDRCVSKYWQVNGMVGQLLSAGKPPQ, from the exons ATGACGTGGCGTTGTATTGTCTTAAACCCTAGTTCGTTCGGTTTCGGCTGTCGAGGAGCAAGCAAAAGCGAGAAGCCTT GTATTGCTAAGATGGCTGCTCCCAGTCCAATTCCCGCCGGCATTTCTAAGGAACAG GCGTTTAGCATGGCACAAACGGAGATGGAATATCGAGTTGAACTCTTCAACAA GCTTGCTCAAACATGCTTTGTTAAATGTGTGGATAAAAG GTACAAGGAAGCTGAGTTAAACATGGGTGAGAACAGTTGCATTGACCGTTGTGTTTCCAAGTACTGGCAG GTAAATGGAATGGTCGGACAGCTCTTAAGTGCTGGCAAGCCTCCACAGTAA
- the LOC103868024 gene encoding proliferating cellular nuclear antigen 1, which produces MLELRLVQGSLLKKVLESVKDLVNDANFDCSSTGFSLQAMDSSHVALVSLLLRSEGFEHYRCDRNLSMGMNLGNMSKMLKCAGNDDIITIKADDGGDTVTFMFESPTQDKIADFEMKLMDIDSEHLGIPDAEYHSIVRMPSAEFSRICKDLSSIGDTVVISVTKEGVKFSTAGDIGTANIVLRQNTTVDKPEDAIVIEMNEPVSLSFALRYMNSFTKATPLSDTVTISLSSELPVVVEYKVAEMGYIRYYLAPKIEEEEDTNA; this is translated from the exons ATGTTGGAACTTCGTTTGGTTCAAGGCTCTCTCTTGAAGAAGGTTCTAGAATCGGTCAAGGATCTGGTGAACGATGCCAACTTCGACTGCTCCAGCACTGGCTTCTCCCTCCAGGCCATGGACTCCAGCCACGTAGCGCTGGTGTCTCTTCTCCTGAGATCCGAAGGCTTCGAGCACTACAGGTGCGACAGGAACCTCTCCATGGGGATGAATCTCGGCAACATGTCCAAGATGCTCAAATGCGCCGGAAATGATGACATCATCACCATCAAAGCCGATGACGGCGGCGACACCGTCACCTTCATGTTCGAGAGCCCTA CACAAGACAAGATTGCGGATTTTGAGATGAAGCTGATGGATATCGACAGTGAGCATTTAGGAATCCCTGACGCCGAGTACCACTCTATTGTGAGGATGCCTTCTGCTGAATTTTCCAGGATATGCAAAGATCTCAGTAGCATTGGTGACACAG TTGTCATCTCTGTGACAAAAGAAGGTGTGAAGTTTTCAACAGCTGGTGATATTGGGACAGCCAACATTGTTCTCAGGCAGAACACAACTGTGGACAAA CCTGAAGATGCAATTGTGATAGAGATGAACGAGCCTGTATCCCTTTCATTCGCGTTGAGGTACATGAACTCCTTCACAAAGGCGACTCCTTTGTCTGATACCGTGACAATCAGTCTTTCCTCGGAGTTGCCTGTCGTGGTGGAGTATAAAGTGGCTGAGATGGGTTACATTCGCTACTATTTGGCTCCCaagattgaagaagaagaagatactaATGCCTAA
- the LOC103868025 gene encoding cytosolic enolase 3: MSVQEYLDKHTLSRKIEDAVNAAVRAKTSDPVLFIANHMKKAVPSVITKVKARQILDSRGIPTVEVDLHTNKGVFRASVPSGDSSGTYEAIELRDGDKGMYLGNSVAKAVKNINERISEALIGMDPKLQAQIDHAMIDLDKTEKKNELGANAILAVSIAACKAGAAEKEVPLCKHLSDLSGRANMTLPVPAFTVLSGGNHASNHFAIQEIMILPVGASRFEEALQWGSETYHHLKAVVTEKNGNMGCNVGEDGGLTPDISSLKEGLELVKEAINRTGYGDKIKIAIDVAATNFCIGTKYDLDIKSPNKSGQNFKSAEDMIDMYKELCAEYPIVFIEDPFDKEDWEHTKYFSNLGICQVVGDDLLMSNSKRVERAIQESACNALLLKVNQIGTVTEAIEVVKLARDAQWGVVTSHRCGETEDSFISDLSVGLATGVIKAGAPCRGERTMKYNQLLRIEEELGDQAVYAGEDWRQTL, from the exons atgtctgTGCAAGAGTACTTAGACAAGCACACTCTCTCTCGGAAAATCGAAGATGCCGTCAACGCCGCCGTTAGGGCTAAAACCTCAGATCCGGTTCTCTTCATC GCTAATCACATGAAGAAAGCAGTACCATCTGTGATAACGAAGGTCAAAGCACGGCAGATCCTCGATAGCAGAGGGATTCCAACAGTTGAAGTGGATCTCCACACTAACAAAGGCGTTTTTCGTGCTTCTGTTCCCAGTGGCGACTCCTCTGGAAC ATACGAAGCTATTGAATTACGTGATGGAGACAAAGGAATGTATCTGGGAAACAGTGTGGCTAAAGCTGTTAAGAACATCAATGAGAGAATCTCTGAGGCCTTGATCGGTATGGACCCTAAACTTCAGGCTCAGATCGACCACGCAATGATAGACTTGGACAAAACTGAAAAGAAG AATGAGCTTGGGGCTAATGCTATACTAGCTGTATCCATTGCTGCATGTAAAGCTGGAGCTGCTGAGAAAGAG GTCCCTCTATGCAAGCACCTTTCTGATCTTAGTGGCAGAGCAAACATGACGTTACCTGTACCTGCCTTCACTGTTTTGAGTGGCGGCAATCATGCTTCGAACCATTTTGCCATTCAG GAAATTATGATTCTCCCAGTTGGAGCAAGTAGATTTGAGGAGGCcctgcaatggggatctgagaCATATCATCATTTAAAG GCCGTTGTTACTGAAAAGAATGGTAATATGGGGTGTAatgttggtgaagatggtggcCTTACTCCAGATATCTCAAG TCTCAAGGAAGGTTTGGAGCTTGTGAAAGAAGCTATCAACCGAACAGGATATGGTGATAAGATAAAGATAGCGATTGATGTTGCTGCCACTAATTTTTGTATAG GTACCAAGTATGATCTGGATATCAAATCTCCTAATAAATCTGGGCAAAATTTCAAGTCAGCGGAGGATATGATAGACATGTATAAAGAACTTTGTGCTG AGTATCCCATTGTGTTTATAGAAGACCCGTTTGACAAGGAAGATTGGGAACACACCAAGTATTTTTCCAATCTCGGAATATGCCAG GTGGTAGGTGATGATTTATTGATGTCAAATTCAAAACGTGTTGAGCGAGCAATACAGGAGTCTGCTTGTAACGCCCTACTTCTCAAG GTGAATCAGATTGGTACAGTAACAGAAGCGATTGAAGTAGTGAAACTGGCAAGGGATGCCCAATGGGGCGTGGTGACATCACATAGATGTGGAGAAACAGAGGACTCTTTCATCTCCGACTTATCCGTGGGTCTTGCAACAGGTGTGATCAAAGCTGGTGCTCCTTGCAGAGGAGAACGTACCATGAAGTATAACCAG TTGCTTCGGATTGAGGAAGAGCTTGGGGATCAAGCTGTGTATGCTGGAGAAGATTGGAGGCAAACTCTCTAA
- the LOC103868027 gene encoding tubulin beta-7 chain, translated as MREILHIQGGQCGNQIGSKFWEVVCAEHGIDQTGRYQGDSDLQLERVNVYYNEASCGRYVPRAVLMDLEPGTMDSVRSGPYGQIFRPDNFVFGQSGAGNNWAKGHYTEGAELIDSVLDVVRKEAENCDCLQGFQVCHSLGGGTGSGMGTLLISKIREEYPDRMMLTFSVFPSPKVSDTVVEPYNATLSVHQLVENADECMVLDNEALYDICFRTLKLSTPSFGDLNHLISATMSGVTCCLRFPGQLNSDLRKLAVNLIPFPRLHFFMVGFAPLTSRGSQQYRNLTVPELTQQMWDSKNMMCAADPRHGRYLTASAMFRGKMSTKEVDEQMLNVQNKNSSYFVEWIPNNVKSTVCDIPPTGLKMASTFIGNSTSIQEMFRRVSEQFTAMFRRKAFLHWYTGEGMDEMEFTEAESNMNDLVSEYQQYQDATAEEEGEYEDEEAEYEQEEGY; from the exons ATGCGTGAGATTCTTCACATCCAGGGAGGTCAGTGCGGGAACCAGATCGGTTCAAAGTTCTGGGAAGTGGTATGCGCCGAGCACGGAATCGACCAGACGGGGCGTTACCAGGGAGACTCCGATCTCCAGCTCGAGAGGGTTAACGTCTACTACAACGAGGCGAGCTGTGGGAGGTACGTTCCTCGCGCCGTTCTCATGGATTTGGAGCCTGGAACCATGGACAGCGTTAGATCTGGACCTTACGGTCAGATCTTCCGCCCGGATAACTTCGTTTTCGGCCAGTCCGGTGCGGGGAATAACTGGGCGAAAGGTCACTACACGGAGGGTGCTGAGCTTATCGACTCGGTTCTTGATGTCGTTCGCAAAGAGGCTGAGAACTGTGACTGCCTCCAAG GGTTTCAGGTGTGTCATTCGTTAGGAGGAGGAACTGGTTCTGGAATGGGGACTTTGTTGATCTCGAAGATCAGGGAGGAGTACCCTGACCGTATGATGCTGACGTTCTCTGTGTTCCCGTCTCCCAAGGTCTCTGACACTGTTGTTGAGCCATACAACGCGACACTCTCTGTGCATCAGCTCGTTGAGAACGCTGATGAGTGTATGGTTCTTGATAATGAGGCGTTGTATGACATTTGCTTCCGTACCCTCAAGCTTAGCACTCCAAGCT TTGGTGATCTGAACCATTTGATCTCTGCAACCATGTCTGGTGTAACTTGCTGCCTTAGGTTCCCTGGTCAGCTCAACTCTGATCTCCGCAAGCTTGCTGTGAATCTGATCCCGTTCCCTCGTCTTCACTTCTTCATGGTGGGATTCGCTCCTCTCACCTCTCGTGGCTCTCAGCAGTACCGTAACCTCACCGTCCCAGAACTGACCCAGCAAATGTGGGATTCCAAGAACATGATGTGCGCTGCTGACCCAAGACACGGTCGCTACCTCACCGCCTCAGCCATGTTCCGAGGCAAAATGAGCACCAAGGAAGTTGACGAACAGATGCTGAACGTCCAGAACAAGAACTCATCCTACTTCGTTGAATGGATTCCCAACAATGTCAAGTCGACCGTCTGTGACATTCCACCAACCGGTTTGAAGATGGCTTCGACTTTCATTGGTAACTCAACTTCGATCCAAGAGATGTTCAGGAGAGTCAGTGAGCAGTTCACTGCCATGTTCAGGAGGAAGGCTTTCTTGCATTGGTACACAGGGGAGGGCATGGATGAGATGGAGTTCACAGAAGCCGAGAGCAACATGAACGATCTTGTCTCTGAGTACCAGCAGTATCAAGATGCCACGGCTGAGGAAGAAGGAGAgtatgaagatgaagaagctgagTACGAGCAAGAAGAAGGCTATTGA
- the LOC103868030 gene encoding uncharacterized protein LOC103868030, with the protein MECRFELKKGSSDSRPPPPADKKVLTKETQKSYLPAKFRDDKRGLSYSDFHREITKKVEDVCPKRLENRLKSRIGRTASGERDLVKYKSYVPSYIKKCEARDVKAGAKQIDNKHARSSLSNTSTSSSLRTDESSSSTDSGKGLVDSPFRRRVNHPPLQYYLMSSKPGDCSLDNGDTSQNLCSLPDATKRDAVQVHQSPRGTAFLQNEKKDSSDVKIVPKTRTFLTPSKPESPSSTRLISRSLLADDFNKKGEKLDERIRNPRVHDMFSKEKPAAAVFVPGIVSQKQILGLSKFYDSKVLLAERVAEANRKGLFPERLAYEQRAVLDGHFRREAADGGKPFLKRLNFLSAEKNRSSSAPRSRKSESSPSRSRTLDRRSTETLPKLSDQKPVKVVAERARSISPFRRLSFSIGKSSKHSNPEDAQTLTPSRAGLEHRSTSSLSETSSIDSTSAANRGRSSPLRRLLDPLIRPKSSHACRSPEPSSLKGSPSSSHQKHILSDNHQPSSSTVQALFRVTSKNDQPLFTFAVDKEQSITAATIRKQMVPEKEECGHKYTFFTVQEVQKKTGKWMNHTRKVQGQEYTSNIVAQMRVSVGSVDDLLTREYALFASESQQRANELAAMVIKIPKLAEASATTLGDYFAEVGTTVVLPSGVHSLPHKGGPSSLIQRWKSGGSCDCGGWDMGCNLRILTNQSNLSASTSDAFKLFSQGGLQDNSNQPFLSFTPYREGVYAVEYNTSLSLLQAFSICIAVNEGRNSLKTVEPNTWRVDNKACGEVSSMIQNERLKSCSGPVEGEAPAKYVSNPPVSPVGRV; encoded by the exons ATGGAGTGTCGCTTCGAGCTGAAGAAAGGTTCAAGTGATAGTAGACCACCACCACCTGCTGACAAGAAGGTTTTGACTAAGGAAACTCAAAAATCATATCTACCGGCTAAGTTCAGAGACGACAAGCGCGGCTTATCTTACTCCGACTTCCACCGCGAGATCACCAAAAAAGTCGAAGACGTCTGTCCCAAACGCTTGGAGAATCGCCTCAAGTCACGGATCGGTAGAACCGCATCTGGTGAAAGGGACCTCGTCAAGTACAAGTCCTATGTGCCCAGTTACATCAAGAAATGTGAAGCGAGAGACGTTAAAGCTGGTGCTAAACAGATTGATAACAAGCATGCAAGGTCTTCGTTGTCCAACACAAGCACGTCTTCATCGCTCCggactgatgagtcatcatcatcTACTGATTCTGGCAAAGGTCTCGTTGATTCTCCTTTCCGCAGAAGGGTTAATCACCCTCCGCTTCAGTATTATCTCATGTCATCTAAGCCAGGAGATTGTTCTCTAGATAATGGTGATACTTCCCAAAACCTTTGCTCTTTGCCAGATGCCACTAAGAGAGATGCTGTGCAGGTTCATCAAAGCCCTCGTGGAACTGCATTCCTCCAGAACGAGAAGAAAGATTCTTCTGATGTTAAGATCGTTCCCAAAACCAGGACTTTCTTGACTCCATCAAAGCCTGAGAGTCCTTCATCCACGAGGCTCATATCAAGGAGTCTTCTAGCAGATGATTTCAACAAGAAAGGAGAGAAGCTGGATGAGAGAATCCGAAACCCTCGTGTTCACGACATGTTTAGTAAAGAAAAGCCTGCTGCGGCTGTGTTTGTACCAGGGATCGTTTCTCAGAAACAGATACTCGGTTTGTCCAAGTTCTACGATTCAAAAGTGTTGTTAGCTGAGCGAGTGGCCGAGGCTAATAGAAAGGGGTTGTTCCCAGAGAGGTTAGCGTATGAACAGCGTGCTGTTTTGGACGGTCACTTCCGACGTGAAGCTGCTGATGGAGGTAAGCCCTTCTTAAAGCGTCTCAACTTCTTGAGCGCAGAGAAAAACAGATCAAGCTCAGCTCCGCGATCGAGAAAGTCCGAATCTAGTCCCTCCAGGAGCAGGACTTTAGACAGAAGGTCAACAGAGACGCTCCCTAAGCTATCAGATCAGAAACCAGTTAAAGTTGTGGCAGAAAGAGCAAGGAGCATTTCACCGTTTCGCCGTCTCAGCTTCAGCATTGGGAAGTCAAGCAAACACTCCAACCCGGAAGACGCTCAGACTCTTACTCCATCACGAGCTGGTTTAGAACATCGTTCCACCTCTTCTCTCAGCGAAACGTCGTCCATAGATAGTACCAGTGCAGCAAACAGAGGCAGGTCTAGTCCCTTGAGAAGGCTACTCGACCCGCTGATAAGACCAAAATCAAGCCATGCGTGTAGATCTCCTGAGCCATCATCGCTAAAGGGCTCACCGTCGTCGAGTCACCAGAAGCATATTCTTTCTGACAATCATCAACCATCCTCTTCAACAGTTCAGGCTCTCTTTCGTGTGACTTCTAAGAACGATCAACCGCTCTTCACTTTCGCGGTTGACAAGGAACAGAGCATCACAGCAGCCACAATAAGAAAACAGATGGTTCCAGAAAAGGAAGAATGTGGGCACAAGTACACGTTTTTCACCGTTCAGGAAGTGCAGAAGAAAACTGGAAAATGGATGAACCACACAAGGAAGGTACAAGGCCAAGAGTACACATCCAACATCGTCGCTCAGATGAGAGTCTCGGTGGGCTCTGTCGATGACCTTTTAACAAGAGAATATGCACTCTTCGCGTCAGAGTCGCAGCAGCGAGCTAACGAGCTAGCTGCCATGGTGATCAAGATCCCAAAACTTGCTGAGGCGAGCGCAACCACACTTGGAGATTACTTTGCAGAGGTTGGCACAACAGTGGTGCTTCCGAGTGGTGTTCACAGCCTCCCACACAAAGGAGGGCCTTCCTCGCTGATACAGAGATGGAAGTCTGGTGGGTCATGCGACTGTGGAGGTTGGGACATGGGCTGCAACCTTAGAATCCTCACCAATCAGTCTAACCTCTCTGCCTCCACTTCAGATGCCTTCAAGCTTTTCTCTCag GGAGGATTACAGGATAATAGCAACCAACCATTCTTGAGTTTTACTCCATACAGAGAAGGTGTTTACGCTGTTGAGTACAATACATCACTCTCACTCTTGCAAGCATTCTCCATATGTATAGCTGTCAACGAAGGACGGAACTCGTTGAAGACAGTGGAACCAAACACTTGGCGTGTAGACAACAAGGCTTGTGGAGAGGTGTCGTCCATGATTCAGAACGAGAGGTTGAAGTCATGTTCAGGTCCTGTTGAAGGTGAGGCTCCGGCAAAGTATGTCTCAAACCCACCGGTGTCTCCTGTGGGGAGGGTTTAA
- the LOC103868031 gene encoding 17.6 kDa class I heat shock protein 2 — translation MSMIPSFFGNNRRGGSSFVDPFSLDVWDPFKDFPSSSSFSRENSAIVNARVDWRETPEAHVFKADLPGMKKEEVKVEIEDDSVLKISGERHVEKEDKNDTWHRVERSSGQFTRKFRLPENVKMDQVKAAMENGVLTVTVPKAEMKKPDVKSIQISG, via the coding sequence ATGTCGATGATTCCGAGCTTCTTCGGCAACAACAGGCGTGGCGGCAGCAGCTTCGTCGATCCTTTTTCTCTTGATGTTTGGGACCCGTTCAAGGACTttccatcatcttcttcgttcTCACGGGAGAACTCTGCGATTGTGAACGCGCGTGTGGACTGGAGGGAGACTCCTGAGGCGCACGTGTTCAAGGCGGATTTGCCTGGGATGAAGAAAGAGGAAGTGAAGGTGGAGATCGAGGATGACAGCGTGTTGAAGATCAGTGGGGAGAGGCACGTGGAGAAGGAGGATAAGAACGACACGTGGCACCGTGTGGAGAGGTCGAGCGGGCAGTTCACGAGGAAGTTTAGGCTGCCGGAGAATGTGAAGATGGATCAGGTGAAGGCTGCGATGGAGAACGGGGTTCTGACTGTGACTGTGCCAAAGGCGGAGATGAAAAAACCTGATGTCAAATCTATCCAGATCTCTGGCTGA
- the LOC103843285 gene encoding 17.6 kDa class I heat shock protein 2-like: MSMIPSFFGNNRRGSSSSSFFDPFSLDVWDPFKDFPSSSSSFSRENSVIVNARVDWRETPEAHVFKADLPGLKKEEVKVEVEDNNVLKISGERHVEKEDKSDTWHRVERSSGQFTRKFRLPENVKMDQVKAALENGVLTVTVPKVEAEKASVRSVQISG; encoded by the coding sequence ATGTCGATGATTCCGAGCTTCTTTGGAAACAACAGGCgcggcagcagcagcagcagcttctTCGATCCGTTTTCTCTAGATGTTTGGGACCCATTCAAGGACTTtccctcatcttcttcttcgttttcccGAGAAAACTCTGTGATCGTGAACGCGCGTGTGGACTGGAGGGAGACGCCGGAGGCGCACGTGTTCAAGGCGGACTTACCTGGACTGAAGAAGGAGGAAGTGAAGGTCGAGGTCGAGGACAACAACGTGTTGAAGATCAGTGGGGAGAGGCACGTGGAGAAGGAGGACAAGAGCGACACGTGGCACCGCGTGGAGAGGTCGAGCGGACAGTTCACGAGGAAGTTTAGGCTGCCGGAGAACGTGAAGATGGACCAGGTGAAGGCTGCGTTGGAGAACGGAGTCCTGACTGTGACGGTGCCTAAGGTAGAGGCGGAGAAGGCTAGTGTCAGATCTGTTCAGATATCTGGCTGA
- the LOC103868028 gene encoding DNA-directed RNA polymerases I and III subunit RPAC2, which translates to MEHGSFTNDSDASFTLAEEDHTLANAVRFMLNQDPRVTLAGYSIPHPSLECVNVRVQTTGDPAREVLKDACQELMLMNRHVRSVFDKAVSEFKVEQARLAAEEEEKKKAEEEEIKKQRDLLASMDIESD; encoded by the exons ATGGAGCACGGTTCGTTCACGAATGATAGTGATGCTTCCTTTACTCTTGCGGAAGAAGACCACACACTTGCTAACGCCGTTCGTTTCATGTTAAACCAAGA TCCGAGAGTAACATTGGCCGGGTACAGCATCCCACATCCTTCCCTTGAATGTGTCAATGTCCGAGTCCAGACCACAG GCGATCCGGCGAGGGAGGTACTGAAAGATGCTTGTCAAGAGCTCATGCTCATGAACAGACATGTGAGGAGTGTCTTTGACAAGGCGGTTTCAGAGTTTAAGGTTGAACAAGCGCGTTTGGCcgcagaggaggaggagaagaagaaggctgaagaagaagagattaaGAAGCAGAGGGATCTACTCGCGTCCATGGATATTGAAAGCGATTGA
- the LOC103868029 gene encoding mitochondrial import inner membrane translocase subunit TIM10 isoform X2: MAAPSPIPAGISKEQAFSMAQTEMEYRVELFNKLAQTCFVKCVDKRYKEAELNMGENSCIDRCVSKYWQVNGMVGQLLSAGKPPQ; the protein is encoded by the exons ATGGCTGCTCCCAGTCCAATTCCCGCCGGCATTTCTAAGGAACAG GCGTTTAGCATGGCACAAACGGAGATGGAATATCGAGTTGAACTCTTCAACAA GCTTGCTCAAACATGCTTTGTTAAATGTGTGGATAAAAG GTACAAGGAAGCTGAGTTAAACATGGGTGAGAACAGTTGCATTGACCGTTGTGTTTCCAAGTACTGGCAG GTAAATGGAATGGTCGGACAGCTCTTAAGTGCTGGCAAGCCTCCACAGTAA